The Toxoplasma gondii ME49 chromosome XI, whole genome shotgun sequence region CAATTACGGGTCgcggagcagagaggacagagaagagaggaattgcagaaaaacgaaaagagggAGACTCTTCACGAAACTCACCTCGATCCACTGCCAAGTCCAGCGATCCAAAGTCGCCGACTTCACCTTGCTGATGTGGACGCCCATCTTTCGGTGGACCCCGCTGCACTCGAGGCAAACGAAGACGCctgagacaaagagaaaagtcCTGCCGCAAAAAATCTTGAGCgcacagacgcatgcatctccCATCTGCGCGTAGCTTCCTGCAAACCGCACCCCAACTTCCAACCACCCTCCaggacaaagagaaacaacgtATCAAATACAACGGGAAAAGGCGGAAGAAACTGagacatacacacacatttacatatatatatatatatgtattcgTGTGAATGtacgagaggagagaggaaagacagagaagagagaagtcgaagatgagagaaagacaggaaagagggagatgggagagagggagaggcgagagttGGGAGATGGaatggaggagaagcgagtgGAAGAGCTGCGGATAAATCGACTGACGACAAAGACGCGTCCGcgaaatgcagagacgctCCTCGTGAGGCTGAGGCCCGGAGTTCTTCCCCAGAGAGGAAGTTGCCATCGAGTCTTGTGCATTTATTCGGCCTCTCTTCACAGCAGAAACCCGGCTGGAcatgcaggagagaggaatgATTTTTGGAGGTGAAACCGTAGCTGCTTGACGGATATACGTATCGCAAACTTAATCCTAAACGCGTCTGGAACTGGAGCGGTGAACGCCTCCGCTTCCACTCTTcgatgagagagagagtctcctgtgtctctgcgtcgcagtaactcttcgttttccccgGATGAGAACCATATGGAAAGGGCGTCGTTTCTCTGACTCTCCCCGCAACGCCGCTCAGTTTTTTCTGACGGTCGACTGCAACTCGACTGATGTTGCGTTCAGTCTCGTCACTGTCTTGCAATGCGTTCGTCAAAGTGTGTGAGTTCGCGACGGCTGGCAACTGTCCAACTCCTTGCTCGGATTCATCCTCTTGCAAACCGAGTCGGGGATTCGCTGAACCTGGAGTTCGCAGAGACGAGATGTGGAGTTTCTCCCCGCCCTGAGTCGAAGTTTCACTGCGTATCTTCTATCGAGAGATCCTGAGAAATCTGGAGACACCCGGCCGTTCGCGCGACCGTGCGGCAGATGAAAAGTCCCGGAAGACTGCCGAGCTTCGCGGCGACAGACACCAAGGAAAAGCATGCAGAACGGCTCTCACCTAGGTTGACGGACGCCCATCGCGGATGTTTGGCGCCGCAGTCTGCACACAGTTTATTGCCTGCTCGACTCAAGACCTCTTGAAGCGCTTCCGTGATCTTCTTCTCATCGCCTGAGTGCTCCGGATTCATGCGCCATCCCTGGCCGGCCTTCCCCGAGCCTTCCTGAGGCCCCGCAGCGGGCACCCCCGCGGCCGAACGCATTGGATaagcagagagggaaaccGCGAAGGTGGACGAACgcagagagtgagagagagagaaaaacgttggagacaggaaacgaaacgaagaagagaggaggcagagtaagcgaagacgaagaaggagacaggaagaaggggaagcgacgaagaggagaagcagacgcagaaggagaaggaagtgagGGTCTGAAAGAAACAGACTGAGCAGAAGGGATGGGGGAGCAACGAGTTGCGGGAGGCCAGCAGAGCCTGAAAATCGAGAAGGGATGGTCTCTCTcggaagggaagaagcggtCTGCGGAGAGCaacgaggagacgcaaaGAAAGTAGAGATacgaaagagagggaggagaacgtggaaagagaggcaggtGAGTCAGCCGAAAGGGCAGACACGCGAGGGCGGGATAAACCTGCGGCAGcgcagcagaaaacgaacgacggaggagagcgacgcgtGGAAAGATGCCAAAAGAACTCAAAGGGGCTCGGGGAAAATAAGAGACGGAGGGGAAAAAACTGGTTAACAAATGTTTGACATGAGTGGACGACTCCCTGAAAGTTTGAAAAATTGACCGCCACACCCTCCCGTACGGTGTCTTGTAGAGTGGGAGCGCGGAAGTCGAATTGGGGTTTCCTCCAACGAAACAAAAGTCAAATCTTGCAAAGAGGAACCTTcggcagcgagaaagagcCACGGGAAATCCGAGAGAACGCACTCAGCTGTTTCTTCCAGGATTCGCGCGGTTTTATCGGAGCAGGTCTGCGACCCAGGATAAATGCAGACCCAGAGACGACGGCTGTAGTCGGTGGTAAAAAAGCAAATCGGAAGGGGTCTCGCTCTGTGTtttgccttttcttttaGACAGTGTTTGACTGGACAGCGTTTGCAGGAGAGGTGGTGAGAGCGGCAGAAGGGGCGCGATTTCGAGAGTCACTTGCCGTGTCTCTGAGGAGCTCGAACTGGCCGACAACCCGGGCGCGCCTCGACGAGATCCTCCCTTGACTTTTTCGAGCAGGAGTGCTGGAGCGCGCGTTCACAAGAACAATGAAAATCTCGCGTTCGCTATTGCTTTTCTGCGAAAAGCAGCGCCGGGCGCGTCGTTGGGTCCCCCTGCGAGGCCGCGGCCTCGACACGCGCGAGTCACGCCAAAAAGGGAGGGAGActcagacagaagagagagcattTGACACCCGCGGAAGGTCCTCGACCAAAGAAGCGTGAACAACTCGACGAGAAGGCAAGGAAACAAACGACtcacgaaggagaaacacgCAGCCAGAggctgtctgcgtctgcttaCAACGCAGCCACCTCCCCCGTGCTGGCGGCAACCGAGGAGTCGCCCCCTTGCGAAGACGGATGACGAAAAAAACTcgagtttttttctcgtcgccGCGCTCAGTGTCCGGCTGCGCTTGAGAGGAGACTCCTTCGAATTCGACACAAAGACTCTCACATGAAGGCGCGAGCCACGTCAACCGCGACAGAACTCGTCAGCGTTGACGAAGTGCTGCGGCATGTGGACGCCGGACGCGAAAAGGAGGGGAAAAGACGCTCGCTCAAGAAAATCGCAGTCGACTCTGAAGAACTCGCTGACGGGCTGGAGAACGCAGCAACCAGAACAGTGCGCTTTCGTTTCCTAGTGCGCAACCGCCGTGGAAAAGACAGCTCACGAAGAGGAGCTCCCGCGTCGCGAGGAAACTCCAAAGCAGCCCCGTGGCAGAGAAGGGGTACTCTCCGGCGGAAGTTCAACTTCATGGAACATTCGCGtccagaaggcgaagccATGCGTGTCATCCGCGCGAAGGGTCGAACATGCAAGGACCCTCACGGCAGTGAATCTTCTGACGAAGGAACGCGAATGGGCCAGGAGTGACCTTCCTGCCGCGACTGAGGGAGAACGAGCAGACACGCGAGGCGGCACGAGTACGAACTTCACAGAAGGGCGCTCGCAGAAGGAAGCGTCGATAGACTCACGGGAAAAGGTTTCCATGGAAGTGTGCGACACAGACTGAAGTCCGTAGACCTGGCCTGGAAACGCCGACAGAGGGGGTAGAGCGAGTAACAAACGAGTATCGACGAGAACGCGAGATAAAACAAGAAGGGACTGGGAATGCACCGGCCTTTTTCCGTGATCTTGGCGGCTCCCGACAGTTAGATGCATCGGGACTGGCGGATTTCGTGTCCCAAACCATGTAGCCACGGGAATACACCGCAGGGTTTTCTGTTGTTCCACTAGAGACGCCCGCTTTTCTGTAGGATTTACTTCCCTTTGTCAGAGAACTCGAAAGGTACACAGGCTCTACAGAGCATGTTGGTTTCTGAAATCAACAGCAGAAGCCGTTTGCACGGCCATAGACACTTGTGGGATCTTCACAGAAATAACATCTGGATATCTGTCGAGTCGTTAGTGCGGACATCGTCGCGGAAGAGGTTATACCCCGGGTGGCAGCCTTCTAAACGACGTCAATACCATAGTCTTGTCTGTACAGAACGAACACTTTCTTCGTTTTACAAAAGCACCTTTTATCATGGATCATGCTCTCTGTCGAACACGAAGGTgcgagagcagcagaagcgccCCTCATGGCAGGTAATAGAGAGCCCTGAACTTCACAATGGCCCTTTTTCTCAAGCAAAGAAAGTAGTTTAGTGCTCTGTTTCACCAGAAGGGAAGTTCCTCACGAATTCTACTGTGATCGGTCCCCGAGAATGCATTAGACCGAGTGCGAGTGCTGAACCGCAGCGAACGGACTGAAATGTTCCTCCCCTGG contains the following coding sequences:
- a CDS encoding hypothetical protein (encoded by transcript TGME49_309230), with amino-acid sequence MKARATSTATELVSVDEVLRHVDAGREKEGKRRSLKKIAVDSEELADGLENAATRTVRFRFLVRNRRGKDSSRRGAPASRGNSKAAPWQRRGTLRRKFNFMEHSRPEGEAMRVIRAKGRTCKDPHGSESSDEGTRMGQE